Proteins from a genomic interval of Spea bombifrons isolate aSpeBom1 chromosome 4, aSpeBom1.2.pri, whole genome shotgun sequence:
- the PRNP gene encoding major prion protein homolog has translation MSQSLRTCFLLVTLMLILTEASKKGGKKGGGWNSGNRNPSQSGGSWSNWNSGNRNPNQPGGSWSSWNSGNRNPNQPGGSWNNWGQNYNPGGGNAYNNKQWKPPKPKTNMKMIAAGAAVGAVGGFMIGSAVSNMRYSFDNDREYQYYNSYHRQMPNQVYRPMYGENTHVSQERFVSDCFNMSVTEFIIREEEGKNGSNIDPVERSVKTKIIRELCIHEYQRGSGLKVLFSPILSLFVTLFVYFVVQ, from the coding sequence ATGTCGCAAAGTCTCCGGACCTGCTTCCTCCTGGTTACCCTCATGCTGATCTTGACTGAAGCTTCCAAGAAAGGTGGGAAGAAAGGAGGTGGCTGGAATAGTGGAAACAGAAACCCTAGTCAATCTGGTGGCTCCTGGAGCAACTGGAATAGCGGAAACAGAAACCCCAACCAACCTGGTGGCTCCTGGAGCAGCTGGAATAGTGGAAACAGAAACCCCAATCAACCTGGTGGCTCTTGGAACAACTGGGGACAGAATTATAATCCCGGTGGAGGCAACGCATACAACAATAAGCAGTGGAAGCCCCCCAAACCTAAAACCAACATGAAGATGATTGCTGCAGGAGCAGCAGTGGGAGCTGTTGGAGGTTTCATGATTGGCAGTGCTGTTAGCAATATGCGGTACAGCTTCGACAATGATCGTGAATACCAGTACTACAACTCTTACCACAGGCAGATGCCAAACCAAGTTTACCGGCCCATGTATGGGGAAAACACGCATGTGTCACAGGAAAGGTTTGTGAGCGACTGCTTCAACATGTCGGTGACAGAGTTCATTATAAGAGAGGAAGAAGGAAAGAATGGCAGCAACATAGACCCAGTGGAAAGAAGTGTTAAGACAAAAATTATCCGAGAGTTGTGTATCCATGAATACCAGAGGGGGTCAGGCCTGAAGGTGCTCTTTAGTCCCATCCTGAGTCTGTTTGTCACACTGTTTGTTTACTTTGTGGTACAGTGA